In the Oncorhynchus tshawytscha isolate Ot180627B unplaced genomic scaffold, Otsh_v2.0 Un_contig_4934_pilon_pilon, whole genome shotgun sequence genome, one interval contains:
- the LOC112247966 gene encoding GTPase IMAP family member 7-like has product MVVTALFTRIPSFHLTEEGAILSQLSELEAKPAQKVVNTFCHRINSIGEKTTTSSSSQSELRVVLLGRSGSGKSAAGNIILGREEFVSRPDITTAVTQDCQKSRALVAGRRVAVVDTPDWFRSEHPPDVVRSQLSSCVALSAPGPHAFILCVPVDQPAQAELQALGALEKVFGPGAVRTHTLVLFTHSDRLKESGKVGVEGVEKYISSQRRDLLELVKRCGDRYHVMERGSGGEEEEERKRRSVGELLDKVEQTVREGGGECFSCPLFQEAEDRVRQRQEEIVRERRGRGEEVKRQALHSYSMQPLRETEEDVDEEENERTREEAEKSVSALELENLPSLSSSSAWYSSLLRSVWEKVGAGASKVPKLTAGGALLGGVVGVFFGGPIGGAIGATAGSVVTEVGRRRFSQTKNSAEETDATGRIEGEILDKVLKTE; this is encoded by the exons TCTGCCACAGAATCAACAGCATTGGAGAGAAGacaaccacctcctcctcctcccagtcaGAGTTGCGTGTGGTTCTGCTGGGTAGGTCAGGGTCAGGGAAGAGTGCAGCAGGTAATATCATACTGGGGCGGGAGGAGTTTGTGTCTCGACCAGACATTACCACAGCCGTCACTCAGGACTGTCAGAAGAGCAGGGCCCTCGTTGCCGGGAGACGG GTGGCAGTGGTGGACACTCCAGACTGGTTCCGCTCTGAGCACCCTCCCGATGTGGTCCGTTCCCAGCTGTCGTCCTGTGTGGCCCTCTCGGCCCCTGGCCCCCACGCCTTCATCCTCTGTGTCCCCGTAGACCAACCAGCCCAGGCAGAGCTACAGGCTCTAGGGGCCCTAGAGAAAGTCTTTGGTCCCGGGGCGGTCCGGACCCACACCCTGGTCCTCTTCACTCACTCCGATCGGTTGAAGGAGAGCGGGAAAGTGGGAGTGGAAGGTGTGGAGAAGTATATCTCCAGCCAGAGGAGAGATTTGTTAGAGTTGGTTAAACGATGTGGGGATCGGTAtcatgtgatggagagagggagcggaggagaagaggaggaggagaggaagaggaggagtgtggGGGAGTTATTGGATAAGGTGGAGCAgacggtgagagagggaggaggagagtgttTCTCCTGTCCACTCTTCCAGGAAGCGGAGGAtagggtgagacagagacaggaggagatagtgagggagaggaggggaagaggagaggaggtgaagagacaaGCGCTTCATTCCTACTCCATGCAGCccttgagagagacagaggaagatgtGGATGAggaagagaacgagagaacgagagaggaggcGGAGAAGAGTGTGAGCGCCCTGGAATTGGAAAATCTTCCCTCGCTCTCATCCTCTTCTGCATGGTATTCGTCGCTCCTTCGCTCTGTGTGGGAGAAGGTGGGGGCGGGAGCAAGTAAGGTCCCCAAGCTGACGGCTGGAGGTGCGCTGCTGGGTGGGGTGGTGGGCGTGTTCTTTGGAGGGCCCATAGGGGGAGCTATAGGGGCCACTGCTGGATCTGTGGTCACTGAGGTGGGGAGAAGGAGGTTTAGCCAGACAAAGAACTCAGCAGAAGAGACAGATGCCACAGGGAGAATAGAAGGAGAAATCTTGGACAAGGTGTtgaaaacagagtga